One Eurosta solidaginis isolate ZX-2024a chromosome 5, ASM4086904v1, whole genome shotgun sequence DNA segment encodes these proteins:
- the LOC137252466 gene encoding uncharacterized protein encodes MSEIEQADTDGLVKLLNEFNLPDVLPYLTGAHVTLKSLQYMRSEDIKEAIPPLGLRIEFREKLFMWKKREYGIDDDTISVPSTVGPWLETAGQNTKHILKKDYYFIPRQGKNNPSGKLYSKYKNLKSKRRKIDGSSELSESPDENYCSQPIAQTPEVDESVTEAYKTSLNRDGADWVQVCEKWKKTFQIRQRDLHNMSPSPFFQASTKFAHAQAADLIEIDLQFIYPEKTHLLLSKWETFKTKIFSYYKKNTTHKYCRQLLSTAKSSDNKDIQDYLFTILLNSVLPCSSRFKSESGKKTKKVTIVDSQESLVLRLTTLNDYQRQVNAVINKYYSAGLTIQPFLIVEGLSDTNINSFLCILIITCISLIH; translated from the exons atgAGTGAAATTGAACAAGCGGACACAGACGGTTTGGTAAAACTTTTAAACGAATTTAATTTGCCAGATGTTCTGCCGTATTTAACAG gtgCACATGTTACTTTGAAAAGCTTGCAGTATATGCGGAGTGAAGACATAAAGGAAGCCATACCACCTCTAGGCCTTCGCATTGAATTCCGAGAGAAACTTTTTATGTGGAAGAAAAGAGAG TATGGAATAGACGACGATACAATTTCTGTACCATCTACCGTGGGTCCTTGGCTCGAAACGGCAGGGCAAAACACAAAACACATCCTCAAAAAG GATTATTATTTCATTCCAAGGCAAGGAAAAAACAATCCATCTGGTAAATTgtattcaaaatacaaaaacctaAAATCGAAACGACGTAAAATTGATGGTTCATCAGAGTTGTCTGAGAGCCCTGATGAAAATTATTGTTCCCAACCGATTGCCCAAACTCCAGAAGTTGATGAATCAGTCACCGAAGCATACAAAACTTCTTTAAACAGAGACGGTGCGGATTGGGTCCAAGTATGCGAAAAATGGAAGAAAACATTTCAGATAAGGCAGCGGGATTTACATAATATGAGTCCATCTCCTTTCTTTCAGGCTTCGACTAAATTTGCACATGCACAAGCTGCTGATTTG ATTGAAATCGATTTGCAGTTTATATATCCAGAAAAAACACATTTATTGCTTTCTAAATGGGagacatttaaaacaaaaatttttagttactacaagaaaaatacaacgcaCAAATATTGCAGGCAACTTTTATCTACGGCGAAATCATCAGATAATAAAG ATATCCAGGACTATTTGTTTACGATTCTTCTTAATTCAGTATTACCTTGCAGCTCCAGATTCAAAAGTGAAAGCGGTAAAAAGACGAAAAAAGTAACTATTGTCGACTCCCAAGAAAGTTTAGTTTTGCGTCTCACAACTTTAAACGATTATCAACGACAAGTCAATGCAGTAATAAACAAATACTATTCTGCAGGTTTAACTATACAACCATTTTTGATCGTGGAAGGGCTGTCAGATACCAATATAAacagttttttgtgtattttgatAATAACTTGCATAAGTTTAATTCATTAA